A window of the Corythoichthys intestinalis isolate RoL2023-P3 chromosome 6, ASM3026506v1, whole genome shotgun sequence genome harbors these coding sequences:
- the LOC130917705 gene encoding odorant receptor 131-2-like translates to MQGILLANVTTGLSLAERTVSATLTTSLCLILLFLNGIMLFTLSNKCMFQETSRYILLYNLLLGDTLQLVVSQLMYCLTSFRITLTYPACGVLVLLTNLFSRISPLVLVAMSLERYVAVCHPLRHASIMTRGNTVRAMLGMWIVCFIILLIQDLLILKFPFEQLESLQMTQPCHSIAMSLLPLTEMFDNTYSVLVFFVAGLANISSYVGIVIAARSAATDEVSAQKAKSTLLLHLVQLSLSLLSVIYPNILIVLSTLLNWVVFNQIQIFLFVCFFLLPRSLSSLVYGMRDQSLRIELYLFCCRAKGPVKAVVS, encoded by the coding sequence ATGCAAGGTATTTTACTAGCCAATGTTACCACAGGGTTAAGCCTTGCGGAACGAACAGTTTCTGCCACCTTGACTACCTCCTTATGCTTGATTTTGCTATTTCTCAATGGGATCATGTTATTCACTTTGAGTAACAAATGTATGTTTCAGGAGACATCGCGCTACATCCTGCTGTATAACCTGTTGCTCGGAGACACGCTGCAACTGGTCGTCTCTCAACTGATGTATTGTTTGACCTCCTTTCGCATCACCCTCACGTATCCTGCGTGCGGTGTACTGGTCCTTCTCACTAATCTCTTCAGTAGGATTTCTCCTTTGGTGCTGGTCGCTATGTCGCTGGAGAGATATGTGGCTGTGTGCCACCCTCTCAGACACGCCTCCATCATGACCAGAGGGAACACAGTGAGGGCCATGCTTGGAATGTGGATCGTGTGTTTTATAATTCTTCtgattcaagacctattaatttTGAAGTTTCCTTTTGAACAGCTGGAGAGTCTCCAAATGACACAGCCATGCCATTCCATCGCTATGTCCCTCCTGCCATTGACTGAAATGTTCGACAATACCTACTCTGTTTTGGTGTTCTTCGTTGCAGGCCTGGCCAACATTTCCAGCTACGTTGGCATAGTCATAGCAGCCAGATCGGCAGCCACGGACGAAGTCTCAGCGCAGAAAGCAAAAAGCACATTGCTGCTGCACCTGGTGCAGCTAAGCCTCAGCCTTTTGTCTGTGATCTACCCCAACATCCTCATAGTTCTCTCAACTTTGTTGAACTGGGTAGTTTTTAACCAAATACAGATCTTTCTGtttgtgtgctttttcttaCTGCCCAGATCTCTGAGTTCACTCGTCTATGGGATGAGAGATCAAAGCCTCAGAATTGAACTCTATCTATTCTGCTGTCGCGCCAAAGGGCCGGTCAAAGCTGTTGTGTCCTGA